CAACAACGAGTGTTGTTAGCCCGAGCTCTTTTGCTAACAAAAGCTCCTTTTCATTTGTTGTTCCAAAATCAATCGTCAGTAGGCACTTGTGGCCACTCGCCGATGCTTCTCGAATAATTCGTGGATTAAGGCCATATCCCTCCGTAAATCGATTCGGGACATATACCTGAGATTTAATGCCTGCCTTCCGAAAGAAATCATGAACAAGAGCACCACCAGAGAGTCCATCCACATCAAAGTCACATGCGATAGCAATACTCTCTTTCTTCGCTTTTATGTCACAGATCTTCTCCACAGCCCGATCGAGATTCAACAAGCTTGATGGATCCGGGAGACCACTCCGAAGAGTTGGAACGAGATAATTTTTCAAACTATCATCCGGGATAAATCCACGCGCCGAGAGAATTCGGCTTGTTAAGGGACTCAGGGAAAATGTGTAGGCGATCTCGCTTGCGATTGCCTCATTTTGGGCCCGAATTTTAACTCTCTTTTGAGGCTTTTGAAGGGTTGCAATACTCACTGCTGACAAAACTCCATTCACTTGAGATTGCTAGCATACTATAGAGTTGCCTTAAGATTGAAGGATTGTATCTGGTTTTTCTTTATTATTTTCAAGATGTTGTCATTTTCTGCGAACCAAACCTCGGGCCTCAGAAATTTTTGCTTACCGTCATCGTTCTCGTATCCTATCTACACAGTACGTAACAGCAAAATCTCTCAGAAAACGAACAGAAGTCGCCATTTATGAACCCGTCATCGAACATTCCGCACTCAGTCTCGCACGCTGAAGAGACTCAAGGCAGTCTTTTGGAAACTCCACTCCCTAGGGTCCCTCAATCTCCAGCAGAGAACTGCCATCCGTTGATGAATCTTCCAGTTTCTAGCATGTATGATAGAGACCGTCTCAACTCACTTCAAAAACAACTCAATGGAGAACCGATAGAAGCAACTTTTATAGACCTTGCCTGTGTTAATATTGCTAACTCTTGTGGTCTGGAAAAAGATGTTGATGAACTTATATCTAAAACTCGAAAGCTTCTAGAGGAAGCCTATGAAGGCTCTCCTTGGCTTGCAAATGCCCCTGGATTTGATGAGATATTCATTGTCAGCCGTGCTGACCAAGGGAAAAACTATAAGACGTTTGAACGTGCCTGGAATAAAGCCCGTGAAGAGCACTTTCCAAGCCACGACAAGCGAGTCCAAGCAGCCGAGCATACAGCACTCCTTCGCGAAGATATGTATCTGTTGCAACGAGAGTATAGCCAAGAGAGTCAAGAAACTGGAAAGCCATATTCAGTGCGTGGATTCTCTACATACCTAGAATCAAAATTCGATATAAAGCCCTCAGATAAAAAAGTTGAAGGTCCACTATCTCGCCTAAAAAGGGCAGGAACCTTAGCACTTCAAGTCTCTCAACAACGCCGAGCAGACGAGCTAAAGTTGATTCAATCGCTCAGCAACAAATTTCGACGAGTACTCTCTCTTGCAAGCGGTCATGTAACAACAGATAGTCCGCTAACTCCACACTCGATTAGAGCCCTAGCAAATCATGCCGAGCAACGCTCTACAGAGATCAAAAAGGGAATAGCTCCAGCTGAAGAGAGAACACCGCATGCTACGTGGCATGATCGGCGCGAAAATCATAGAGAGACAGAGAGTGCAACCACGGAAGAAGTGAATCAGACCGTAAATATCCTAGACAAATATAAAGAGATCCTTTCCAAACTAGGAACACAGAAGAACAACGCGGATCAATTAACCCGCGACCTTAACACGATTGTCTATAGTGATAGAGAACTTGGAGAAGGTGTCATTCGATATGAGGTGGGCAAAGACTGCTCCATTCAAACGTTTATCGACAGAATGATTCAAGAAAATGAATCATTCTCTTTGATTGAAATCGATCTGACAGCCGGTGGCGCATTTACCAAAGCATTTGGTTTTTCGCAGTTTGGAAACCTCTTTAGAAAAATCGCGGATGTTATTAAAGAAAAAACCGATGCGGAACTTCTCATTCGATATGGCGGAGGAAAGCTGTACGTGCTTACCTCTAGACCCTCGTATGAGCTTGGAGTGAATTCTTTAGCAGAGGCAATTGATGAGCAGGGAAGAATAGCTCTTACTTCTGATACGACGCGTGCAACAACAGCAAGGATAGACTACGGAATACGGACTGCTCTCCAGGAGGAACTATCTAATCTACTTCCTGAACAAGCGAATATATCTGCAACAACCTCCGACTTTCTTTCTTCTCGGATACGAATACATCTGTACTCATACTCCGCAACAGACACTCTCGAAGATATCGTAAACCTCTTCTAGAATGGCTTCTCCCTACGTCTGCATTGTAGGCGCTTAACAAGCTCAGGGTACGCCCCCGCTAAATGGATAGTGACTGGAACATTTACCTCAACACGTATGCTTATATTGTTTCAATTATTAGCGTCAAATATCAGATCAAGGAACGAAGAAATCATATTGAGGGAGGGCTGCTTGCCATCTCGCATAGAAGCAGCAAGTGACTCCAGAAGCTTCGCTTGGTGTCCTCTGTCTTGTCTCGCTCGAACAATATCTTTTGATACGGTAAACCAACTCTCACCGAGTGCTCTAATGGCTCGTTGATTCATATCTTGTTTATTTTTTGCATTATTCTCTCGAATTTCGGGATACCACTCAAACTCATGCTTACGATAAAAATCGAGGGCCCCTGAAATATAAGAATGACTAAAGTCGATAAATGCAACTTGAGAATCATCGAACACGTGATCATCGGTTCGTATTAGAATATTCGTTGGATTTACATCCCAGACACAGACCCCACTCTCGTTCATCTGTCTTACGGCTCGAATCATTCCATCGAGGGCAGGGCGTAGTACTCTGAAATCAGCAAGTCCTTCTTGAATCTCTATTGCAAGCTCATCAAAAGACTTCCCTTCGATATACTCCATTACGCAGAGAGTAATTCTATCCTCCGTTGCATCAAAGCTTTCTAAAACTGATGCCGAGAGAAGAATGGGAATATAGGAACAATTGCGCTCATCTAGTCGACTATGTACTGCTAGCTCCGTAAGAGCTGCATACTGTTGCGAAGCCGCTTCTCTGATCTCTTCACATGTGTCTTCTGAACTTTCTATATAATTTCTTATCTTTCGAAAAGGTCTGCTTAATTTTGCCGCAACAGGAGTTACGATATCAGTCTCGAGATTCTCGAGTTGAGCTTTAAGAACGACACCATCATGTCCAGCACCGATCACCGATTCCAAATGGAGAATAGCTTTTTCCTGCCGAAGAGGTATTGACTTCATTAGCAGATGTGACGACCGCTCTACAAAGTCAGCAGTGCTTTCCCCTTGATCGCGTACTTGTTGATACGCCCTCATTCCTTCAAAAATATCTTGAAATAAGGGAGCAGACTGCACCCTAAAATCAATCTCTGGTAAGAGCTGATCTAGGATTTCTCCTATGCTCTGCGGTTCTTGATTCAAATGCTCCATACTGCTTTGCCCTTATCGTCGTGTGCTCGATGAAAAGTTCGCAAATGAGCAATAACTCTACTGCGAAGCTTCATTCAACACGGCCTCAGGTACTAGTCTTATCAATAGGCATCACTAGTCAAATTTCTGCTGCATGCCTACTCCTCTAAGAGAGCATTCCATGCAAACATATCTGATATTTCGGTAGCTTACTCAGATAGATCGGCTTTTTTCTCTATCGTTCATAATGAGTTGTATATTCAGTAAGCGTATTGCGCGAAACGGTCGAGTTGAAAGAGAAGAGGCTATTCTCCCTTGCTGCTGTCTTTTGTCTTTAAATATTTTTGTAGTTCTTCCAACGGATGTTTGTAGCCACTGCGTCGTATCTCGGCCACTGTATTCATCGCATCTTCTGGCTCTATCCACTGCCATTGATGAAACTCTTGTTCGGATGTATGGAGATCGATGTCTGAATCTTCACCGAGGAACTCAACTAACCAGAATGTTTGGCTTTGACCAGAAAATTCGCTCTCCCCATACCAACGACTCTGATCCCATTCGTATGAATATGTTGAATTTAGCCGGTGAATTATTCTCAGGTTCTCTGCCCCGATGCCAAGCTCTTCACGCAATTCACGAATCACTGCTTCTTCCGGAGAATCTCCCGCTTCAACCCCTCCTTGTGGGAATTGCCAGTGATTGAACTCGTCAACTCTCTCACCTAAAAAGAGCTTTCCTTCTCTATTGAGGAGTAGAATACATACATTTGGTCGTAATTGAGACATGTGCTCCAGTTTTCGTCTTTAGTCCTTCGTTCAGTTTTTATTATAAAGAATCGTGCCGAGTTCCCATACTTAAAAAACACCTATTCGATGAACGGAATGAAAGTAGGAACCAACATGGCTCAGCATAGACTTATTCTCTCTCTAAACCCTGCTGAACTTTTGGGCGACAGCATTTGAAGTGTTCTTATGCTATCTCTCCTGGACTACGCGGGAGATGTCAGTGGAATCAGATGGCTATTTTGTTTATTATCTGCTGAAGATGCATTTCCGCCTTTCTGATTGCATCAAGGAGGGCTGGGTCTGTTAGCGATGAAAAATCGTGGCTTTCCTCAATAAGTCGTCCTCGCTGTCTGAATTGAATCGTTTTATACTCTTCTGAATGAATCCATAGCTGGAGGTCGCTGGGGAAAATGTGGTGCCGATAGACCAGCCAGATGACGCCTGTAGAGTCAACATACTCCACAGGGTTAGGGGGTGCTGTTATAGCCGAAGACACCCGCTCTTTCATGGGGCACAAAAATCGAAGTTTTACGAGCAACCACTCAATATCCGACTGCTGCTTTTCGCTAATCTTCCAGCCTGTGCTTATTTTTTTGGATCCCATATGAGAGTCTCTCGGTCTCAGGGCAAGAAAGCAGTGGCACTCAATCCATTCTTATTCTAAAAGCCCTTCTTACCCTAAAAGCTCCTCCTCTGCCCTCCTACAGAGCCTCCGAAGGCTGGCACGAGTGTATATTGGGAGCAGCACATAGTATTACGCATACACGAAAAAACTTTTCCGTTTTTATGTTCACTATGTTTTCATTTGATATCTGAGAGTCAGACGCCCATAAGAGAGCTCTTCTCTATTGGGCTGCCGCTATTTTGTTCCTTACCTGGCTTTCTTTGCTCTGGTACGGACTCCTTGAGCAATAGTCTTAATTCTTGAATGAGCGTAATCGCTGAGAACGGCTTTCGTAAAAGGCGGCTATATCGCGGCAGTGTTCCTTTGTTTAATGACAGACCCTTTGTATCCCCAGTAATAAAAAGGGTAGGGAGAATAGAGCTTCCATTTGATATCTGACGGGCCATCTCTATGCCATTCATTTTTGGCATAACAATATCAGTCACAACGATATCAACTTTCTTTTTATGAACACTCAATGCTCTTAATGCAGCAATAGGACAGCTATGCGCAATAACCTCGAACGAGGCATTCGATAACATTTGAACAAGGATACCACGAACAAGGGGATCATCCTCAACGAGCAGTACTCGAATGGGAGCAGCACCATCTTCTGTTAACAGGTTATCGATAAGTGAGGAAGAGTGCTCTTCTTTAGGCTGAACACGAGGGAGAAAAACACGAAGGGTTGTACCCTCATTGATCTTGGACTCTACTTCAATCATTCCACCACACTGACCTACAAGACTATGAACCATAGAAAGTCCAAGACCAGTCCCTTTACCAACTTCTTTTGTAGTGAAAAATGGTTCAAATACTTTTGATAGGACATCATCCTCCATTCCCATTCCCGAATCTTGAATTCCTATCTCCACAAAACTATCGAGAGCTAGGCCAGAGGCTACTATTTGCTCAGGAGACTTAATCCATACTCTAATCTCACCGCCTTCAGGCATTGCATCCATGGCATTAATGACAACATTCATGATTATTTGCTGTAGCGCGTTCTTATCCATCCAACAAAAAAAATCATGCTTTGATGCCGCAAGAGAAAGCCTGATATTGTTTCTGAGAAGTGGTCGTAGAAGAAAAGTCAGTTCCCGAATTTCCTTACTGAGATTCATTGACACCGAGTTAAGGTTCGTCTGGCGAGAAAATGTCAGCAACTGCTCAATAAGAGCTGCGGCTCTATCGGCTCCCTGCTGAATACATTGGATGGACCGTGCGGCAGAGCTTCCGCCCTCTACTGCATTCAGAGCAAGTCCAGCATAACCATTAATTGCAAAGAGAAGATTATTAAAATCATGAGCAATACCACCAGCAAGTCGTCCAAGTGCCTCCATTTTTTGACTCTGACGGAGTTGTGCTTCAAGTGCTAATTGTTCTTTGATTTTCTCCTTTAATATCTCTTCCCTCGATTTAAGCTCTTCATTTGAAGTGTGTAATTTCCCAGACAAATCACGCATTTCTTTTAAATTTGTACGCTCTGTTTCAAGGAGTAACAGCAGATCTGCCATCGGGTGATGCAGAGGTAAATCATTGAGGCTCATTCCTGATGTTTCCAGGTCATTGACGCTACTTATCCACGGTTCTCCGATAAATAGCAGTGAATCTGAATTTCGTGCTGAGTCGGGGAAAAAGAAACTTCCCCGTACGAGAAATGGAACAGGCTGATTCAGCTCTAATATAAAGAGATTTTCTCTCTGCGCGACCAACTCCTCAAAAACCATGGGCAATACGGGCCGCTTCAATTTAAAAACGTCACCAAGAGCGCTGCCCACTGAAAGCAAGGAGGTAACTTTTTTCCATCCATCCCCTACATAGTGCACTTGGAGCTCAGAATCGATCTGAAAAGCAAAAGGGAAAAGTTTCTGAAAATTATTATGACTTAAAATCGGCAAAGGACTATCTCTCTCTTCACTTATTACTTTGCGACACATCCTTGCGTACACGCATCAATCTTGGTGTTTGGTCTGGATTGTTCGGTTGAGGCTTCTTTCCAAGAGAGGGAAAACAAATCATGGCTGGTTCCATTCTCAACTATGTGCTCGTGTTGCACAGAAAGAGAGATGTCAAAACGATTTGCTAGGCCCTGAAATAGTCCTTCAACTAAAGGACTTAGTCCTTCTCGATTAGAGAAATACCGCACCTTAAGACTCGTTGGTTGACGATCCGTTACAAGAAAACTCGGAGGATCAAGGTGAGGAAATAAGAGCTTTACGCGCGCATGTAGTTGATCAAGATTCGCCACAAATTCAGAGAACGTTTCCCCCGAAGTCTCCATCAGATCTTTATAACCCTCTGCTCCGGTAAACATGGTCCAGAATATTCCGAACTCATTAAGGACTTGCTCAGCAGGAAGTTCGAGCACATCGGAAGCAGCCCCTACGAGGTCGTAGGTAATGGAGTCTGGATACTGCTCCATCGAAAGAAATGGCTCAACAGTCAATCCAGCGCGAGTACGAATATCATCCCACACCTCGTGACCAAACTTCTCTGTGATAAGTCCTTGAATCGCTTTGTTTATGAGCCCATACATGATCCCAACTTAAGGGAAAAATCCTTATTATCAATGAAAAAATAGCAAAGTTGCTCTGATCACATATAACAATATGAACTTCCTACATATTTTGGCAGCCACGCTGACCTCTACTTTAATGCAATAAAAGTAGTTTCTCTATCCTGTAACATTCATACCGTTCGAAATTACTCTTGAATATGGTTGAGCTCTCAGGTGGGAAGAACAATAATCCTTTTTACCTGCCTCACATCAACAGAACCTGTACACAACGCTTCACGCACTGACTCATCAAGACCTTGGAAGAATCTGCGGCCGGAAATCATACTCTCACCTATACCACCGGCGATAAATCTCTCTCGTAATTCAGATGTCAAATAGAGGCTCTCTTCAATTAACGTTCTTCCTGAATATCCACTGTGATCGCAAGCCGCACATCCCACTGCCTGGTAAACGGGAGCTCTCATGATATCCGAAGCCCGAAGATCGATTACTCGACATTTCTTGCATAGGCTTGGAACTAATTGTTGACAGATTACCAATTGCATCACCTCAGCGACAAGCTGCCTATCTTCACTGAGCCGGGCAAGTCGCTCTAGGGCATCAATAGCCCGGCTACTATGAATAGAGGTAATGAGAAAGTGCCCACTTGCCGCCGCTTCCAAGGCGGCTTTCGCGCTTGGAGTGTCTCGAATTTCTCCAATAAAGAGAGCATCCGGATCCTGCCGTAAGATGTGCCGGATTCCATTTGCATAGGTAATCGTACTCAGTCGCGAGAGATCGGTCTGTGATATACCCATGATATCTCGCTCTACTGGATCCTCTAGTGAGACAATTGAGCGCGACTGTTTCTGCAAATAATTGAGCATACTGTAGGCACTCGTGCTCTTACCGCTCCCTGTTGGTCCTGACAACAGTATTGCGCCCCTATCCCGTTCAAGCACTGATTCGAGGAAGTTTCTGGTTTTGGCACTAAGACCGAGCTCTGAAATGGGCGGAACGTCATTCATTTGAGGCAACCGAAAGTGAAGCTTTGCTCCTGCTACGGTTGGAAAGATGTGAAAGCGAATCTCTCGCTGAGAAGAGGGAAGGGGAATTGAAAAAACACCGTCTAATGGCTCTTGTACTTGCCCCACGGAGGAGAGTCCGCCAAGGACCCGAGTCCGCTTCACCACCTGTTCATGAATATCTGAAGAATACCCTTCGATAGCTATCCGCTTCAATATTCCATTAATGCGCAATGTGCACCGACACACTCCGTCTACCAGAGGCTCTATCGCAAGATCAGATGCTTCCCGGGAGATAGCATGCTCGAGCATCCGTGCCACAAGAATTGGAATTGAGGGGCTACGAGTATCGTCAGCTTGTATTAAGGACTGAGCAAGGTTGTTATCCTGCTCATCGACACTCGATTTAGCTGCTGCTTGCACCTTTAGGGCAGATGTAATCTCTTCAACTGAAGAAACATCACTACGATAGGCAAGAAACGTTGCCTCGGACAACTCTACGTCGCCACTCGTAATAAAGTTGACATCACACCCTGTCAAAAATCGAATCGCCTTTTCGATTTCACAAATATGGGTAGCCCTTCCAGCTACCGTTAATACTTGACGGTTGCCACATCTGACGACTGCAAGAGGCAATATGTTCCATCGAACGGCATCATGATATGGCACGAGCTCTCTCGCCTCTTGCATACTACACAGCGCTAATTCTTTTGGGCTTCTTATTGCGATGTTCCCGGAATGAGGCGATGTCTCAACTTCCTGAATTTGAGGATTTACGGGGGAATTCGCTAAAAAATTGTTTTTTGCACGAAAAGGAAGGATGTCACTTGTCATATAGTTTTTCCGACTGGCTGCTGAATAACACTGCGCGTATCTCTCTGATAATCGAAAGAGGATCGAAATTTGTTGTCACCTTTGTGAACGCAGGAAAGGGGGAGCTATTTTTCGAAGAAGAACGATTAAAAACTGCAAAAGACGGGGGCCAAGAGCCATGGGAAGAACATAGCGCTTAAGGCGGCAGATTCAGTCAGGAGATAATTGCTCGTGATAAATACAGCAAGGGCACTCACTTAGTCCGTGAGTGCCTGTCTCTATGAAAGACATCCCTGATAAGTAAAAAAGGAGTTATCAAAGGGTAACGAAATAGTGAGCTAGTTACTAACAAGCTCATCAATAGCCATAATACGATCAAGAGCAGATCGTGCTCGTGCCCATTCAGCGGAGTCTATCCTCTCTGTCTCAATTAATTTCTGTAGGCTTGCTCTCTCACTGCTATACCCATCAATGTCCACCGAATCTGACGTATCAACGCTATCAGCCAGAACAAGAAGGGTATCTCCTTCAAATTGGATGAAACCATTTGCGACAACAATTCGGCGCGGACTCGTATCAGAAGAGATCCCAAGATACTCCATCACTCCCGTGCCGAGCACGGCAGTATAGCTCGTATGCCTGGGTAAAATTCCAACCTCACCATCTGCTGATGGGATCGTTACCTCTTGAACCTGCTCTTCAAGAAACGTACCCCGTGGAGTACAGATCTTCAGGGTATATTGAGTACTCATATGCTAGGAATCCTCTCTTGTTACGCGGCCTTCTTCTTTATGGATGAAGCCATCTTATCTGCCTTTTCCCTTGCTTCCTCAATAGTTCCCACATAGAGGAATGCCTGCTCTGGAAGATCGTCATGAAGACCATCAACAATCTCTTTGAAACTTCGAATGGTGTCTTCAAGCTTTACGTAGATTCCTGGAGTTCCAGTAAATTGTTCAGCTACAAAAAACGGTTGCGACAAGAAACGCTCAATTTTTCTTGCACGCGCAACTGTCAGCTTATCCTCTTCAGAAAGTTCATCAATTCCAAGAATCGCTATGATATCTTGTAAATCTTTGTATCGCTGAAGAGTCATCTGTACTTTTCGCGCTACCGCATAGTGCTCCTCACCAACAACTCCTGGTTCAAGGATAGTTGATGTTGAACCCAGCGGATCAACAGCCGGATAGATACCCTTTTCAGCGATACCCCTTGAGAGGATCGTTTGCGCATCGAGGTGTGCAAAGGTTGTTGCTGGTGCTGGATCGGTCAAGTCGTCTGCAGGGACATATACCGCCTGCACTGAAGTAATAGAACCTTTCTTCGTCGACGTAATACGCTCTTGCAGTTCACCCATATCAGTTGAAAGGGTTGGCTGATATCCAACAGCACTTGGCATACGTCCAAGTAACGAAGAAACCTCAGAGCCTGCCTGCAAGAATCGAAAGATGTTGTCTACGAAAAGAAGTACATCTCGACCCTCTTCATCACGGAAGTACTCCGCGGCAGTAAGGGCTGAGAGACCAACTCGGAAGCGAGCTCCAGGGGGCTCGTTCATCTGCCCGTAAACCAGACATGCCTTATCGAGAACTCCAGAGTCCTTCATCTCATGCCAGAGGTCGTTCCCTTCTCGTGTTCGCTCTCCAACTCCGCCGAAACATGAATATCCTCCATGCGCCTTTGCGAGGTTATTAATGAGCTCCATAATAACGACGGTTTTTCCGACTCCTGCTCCTCCGAAGAGACCGATCTTTCCTCCTTTGAGATATGGACAGAGAAGATCGATTACCTTAATTCCCGTCTCAAAGATTTCTTTCGAGGTCGATTGATCTTCGTATGAAGGCGCTTCGCGGTGAATTGGCCAACGTGTCTCAGTTTCGATTGGGCCCATCTCATCCACTGGCCTACCAATGACATCGATAATACGTCCCAAGGTCTTTTCACCTACTGGTATCGATATTGGAGCACCGGTATCAATTACTTCTTGTCCACGCACCAGACCTTCAGTGCTGTCCATCGCGATACATCGGAGACGGTTATCTCCAAGATGTTGAGCAACTTCGAACGTAAGGTTATTTTCTTTATCATCAATCGCTGGATTGGTGGTTACAAGCGCATCGTAAATGGAAGGTATTCCCCCTTCTTTTGGAAACTCAACGTCGATAACCGCTCCAAGAATCTGTACAATTATTCCTTTTCGGCCTGTGCCACTATGTGATTCGTTCATTCATTCACTCCTAAAGGTCTTTTATGTCCTCTTAAAAATTTTACATTCTCGCTTCTACTCGTTTAGAGCTTCCGCGCCTCCAATAATATCAAGTAATTCAGAAGTTATAGCTCCCTGCCGCAGTTTATTATGGGTCAACGTCAGTGAGCGTCCGAGTTCTCCAGCGTTCTTCGTGGCAGCATCCATCGCTACCATCCGACTCCCATGTTCGCT
This region of bacterium genomic DNA includes:
- the atpD gene encoding F0F1 ATP synthase subunit beta → MNESHSGTGRKGIIVQILGAVIDVEFPKEGGIPSIYDALVTTNPAIDDKENNLTFEVAQHLGDNRLRCIAMDSTEGLVRGQEVIDTGAPISIPVGEKTLGRIIDVIGRPVDEMGPIETETRWPIHREAPSYEDQSTSKEIFETGIKVIDLLCPYLKGGKIGLFGGAGVGKTVVIMELINNLAKAHGGYSCFGGVGERTREGNDLWHEMKDSGVLDKACLVYGQMNEPPGARFRVGLSALTAAEYFRDEEGRDVLLFVDNIFRFLQAGSEVSSLLGRMPSAVGYQPTLSTDMGELQERITSTKKGSITSVQAVYVPADDLTDPAPATTFAHLDAQTILSRGIAEKGIYPAVDPLGSTSTILEPGVVGEEHYAVARKVQMTLQRYKDLQDIIAILGIDELSEEDKLTVARARKIERFLSQPFFVAEQFTGTPGIYVKLEDTIRSFKEIVDGLHDDLPEQAFLYVGTIEEAREKADKMASSIKKKAA
- a CDS encoding heme NO-binding protein, with translation MYGLINKAIQGLITEKFGHEVWDDIRTRAGLTVEPFLSMEQYPDSITYDLVGAASDVLELPAEQVLNEFGIFWTMFTGAEGYKDLMETSGETFSEFVANLDQLHARVKLLFPHLDPPSFLVTDRQPTSLKVRYFSNREGLSPLVEGLFQGLANRFDISLSVQHEHIVENGTSHDLFSLSWKEASTEQSRPNTKIDACTQGCVAK
- a CDS encoding F0F1 ATP synthase subunit epsilon; the protein is MSTQYTLKICTPRGTFLEEQVQEVTIPSADGEVGILPRHTSYTAVLGTGVMEYLGISSDTSPRRIVVANGFIQFEGDTLLVLADSVDTSDSVDIDGYSSERASLQKLIETERIDSAEWARARSALDRIMAIDELVSN
- a CDS encoding NUDIX domain-containing protein encodes the protein MSQLRPNVCILLLNREGKLFLGERVDEFNHWQFPQGGVEAGDSPEEAVIRELREELGIGAENLRIIHRLNSTYSYEWDQSRWYGESEFSGQSQTFWLVEFLGEDSDIDLHTSEQEFHQWQWIEPEDAMNTVAEIRRSGYKHPLEELQKYLKTKDSSKGE
- a CDS encoding response regulator, translated to MCRKVISEERDSPLPILSHNNFQKLFPFAFQIDSELQVHYVGDGWKKVTSLLSVGSALGDVFKLKRPVLPMVFEELVAQRENLFILELNQPVPFLVRGSFFFPDSARNSDSLLFIGEPWISSVNDLETSGMSLNDLPLHHPMADLLLLLETERTNLKEMRDLSGKLHTSNEELKSREEILKEKIKEQLALEAQLRQSQKMEALGRLAGGIAHDFNNLLFAINGYAGLALNAVEGGSSAARSIQCIQQGADRAAALIEQLLTFSRQTNLNSVSMNLSKEIRELTFLLRPLLRNNIRLSLAASKHDFFCWMDKNALQQIIMNVVINAMDAMPEGGEIRVWIKSPEQIVASGLALDSFVEIGIQDSGMGMEDDVLSKVFEPFFTTKEVGKGTGLGLSMVHSLVGQCGGMIEVESKINEGTTLRVFLPRVQPKEEHSSSLIDNLLTEDGAAPIRVLLVEDDPLVRGILVQMLSNASFEVIAHSCPIAALRALSVHKKKVDIVVTDIVMPKMNGIEMARQISNGSSILPTLFITGDTKGLSLNKGTLPRYSRLLRKPFSAITLIQELRLLLKESVPEQRKPGKEQNSGSPIEKSSLMGV